The following DNA comes from Halalkaliarchaeum sp. AArc-CO.
CTAACCGGAGTTGAGTTCGAATCGGTGAGTCCAAATCCGAGGGACAAGCGTGGCACGGTTGTTTCCGAGGCGTTCAACATCGAGTTCCGCTCGCTGACTGAGAAGATGGTAGCACTCAGCCGACCTAACAACCTGTCAGCGCGTCAGTTCCTCGCTATCCTCCAGGCTATCGTGGATCATCATGACGCCGATGAGGTGAGTGTCGTCACCTCAAAAGCGATGCGACGCAAGGTCAAAAACAGCGAGTACGTCGACGACGTCATGGAGTTAGCCTATGCCGATGAAATCCTGTATTTCGGCGGCTTACGGAGCGAGAGAACTTTCGAGGACAGCCGTCTTCACGTCGTAATCGGAGCTCCCCACCCCGGTGACGACGCGGTTCGACAGCGGATGGCTCTTCTCAACTACGATGATAGAATCGTCCAGAACATCTACTCGGTACGTGGCGAAGACCGGTACAAGGGTAATGCCCTCACTGTCTTGAACGACATCGTCCACAGTGAAGTGTACCAAGCCGCTCGGCGCGCAGCACGGAGCAATGCACGGTATGATACTGCGTACGTGTATCTCTACACGCGGATGTTCGATGAAGCTTTCATAAACGCGGATGACTCGTATCGCGTCGACATCCTCGGTCAGGGTGAGCATCGAGACGGTGGGACGGAGGCGATCTTCACTGTACTGGATTCCGCGGAGGAGCCCCTTGAAACGGTTGAAGTCGTCAGTCGTGTGAATAACCGACTGAAAGACGGCGAGTCGTTGAGTAGGAACCGTGTTCGAGAGAAGCTACAGGAGATGACCGAACTGTATAATGTCGAGGAACAGAGATGGATTGGTCGGCGTAAGAGATGGTGGTTAGAGACCTCACCGCGGCACGGAACGTTAATCGCGAGAGAAACGTGAGAGGTAATAAGTGTTTCAGCGAACACGAAAACCCCATATAGATACATTATGGGGAAATCGTGTTCACCGGAGGTATTATATAGTAGTTTTCTGAGCAGGTAGAAATCTCACCGCGATCATGCCAACAGCTGCGGTTAGAGAGTCTATACGGCCCGTTTACCGTTAGTTTCTGCTGCAAAAGTTGTAACTTTACCTATACATCCCCTACTATTACTCAAGGGAATCCTAACGAGGAGCCACGGCTTCGGGCAACAGTTCCGGAGCAAAGGCCCGGTGCGGGAACACCGGACTCGGTAGGCTTCCCTGTGGCCAAGGAAGCAATGATAGATAGTGGCGACACTCGGTTAAAGACACCGAGAACGAAGGTAGCACAGGGCGACAAAGACACGATTCTCGAACGGCACTCAGCACAGGTCAACGGTCACGACTTGGCGAAGTGCGAGGGCTGGGAAGGGCCGCTCACTCCCGAGGAGCGACGAAACGGTGCGGACCGCTGGTACGTCTTCTACGCCTGCGAAGATTGCGGAACTGAGGCAACGCTCCCACCGCACCGTTGGGAAACGATCCCGTGCGAACCGGAGGGCCAGCGATGAGCCGACAGCAATCGAGTTCGGAGGCACCGTACTGTCGAGAACTCGGGTGCCAGCGAACGGCGACACACACGGTCTTCGTGAACGCACCGGTACGCGGTTACGCAGAAGACCCCGCGTGTACTGAACACGCAGAGATGGCTCGGAGTCACGTGTACGTTAGCGAAGTCCAGCGACGAGGAGGTGACTGATATTGCAAATCCTCGGGTGTCAGGTGGACTGGCGCGCAGACGTTGCCAACCCACCGAAACTCGAAGTCCTGGTAGACGAAATCCCTGCACTCTCGGAGATGCGCTTCGAGCACGACGAGGAGCATGGTCTCTGGTACGCTGAACGAGAGGGAATAGCTCGGTTCTTTGCCTGGACCGGTCCAGAGAATGAGGGTGGTTTCGCTGGGCGGAACTACACGATCACCACTGTTGACGGCAAAGAAGTGACGCTCCGCGGGCCATGGTCAAGCCGTGCGAGTGCGATGAACAAGGTCGGATTCGGTCCCTGTGTTCCGGTACGAATAACAACCGAGCCAGAAGTCCTCGAACGAGGGTTCACGTTCACGTCACGTGCACTCACGTTGGAAGCCGCGAAACGCGCTGTTGATCTGGCTGAGAGTGCATCTCATCTACAACGAGTCGAGCGGTATCGAGCCAACGAACCCTGCTGGGAGCCCGTCCCAGCGAATCGAGGTGACGAGGCGTGAGCCAGTCGATTCAGCCGGATATCGAACCACGAACGCTCAGGGCAATCACACAGACGTTCTCCGTGCTTCCCGACATCGGACGAGCGAAGGGTGCTGACGACCTGTACGTGGTCGTCTCCCAGAGCGGTAAAGAGTACCTCGTTGATGCCCGTGACTGGGCCTGCGAGTGCCCCGACGCCACCCACAGGGACGTTCGGTGCAAGCACCAACGGCGCGTTGCGCTCTACACCGGAGAACTCGACGTCGACGAACTCGAAGAGCAGCTCGCGAACACGGCTGACGACCTCGAATCCAGTGCCGCCGAGTTGGAGCAGCAAGCGCAGGAACTCACCGAGACCGCCAGTGAACTGCGGCATGCGCTTGATCGGCTGGAGGAGGTGGAATAATGAGCCGCAGACCCCTGGGTTCGACCCACGGAGATGCCCATCGAGGGCCTTCGAGTACGGGTGGTCAGGCGGGCCTCTCGACGGAGGCGGTCTACCGAGGGCGACGGGATCCAACAGCGCCAGTGGGTGAGGAGGTTGAGGTCACCGTCGATGGTGAACCACTGGACAAGCGATATGATCTACTCAGCGCCAGTCCCTCGGGATTTGAATACGGGTATGGTGGCTCAGGTCCGGCACAGTTGGCAATAGCGATACTTGCCCACGCCTACAACGACGATTTCGCTTGCGAGTGGTATCAACGATTCAAGCGGGAAGTCATCGCGGAGCTTCCTGAGGACGGCTGGACGCTGACGACAAGCGACCTTGATGCCTGGCGCGAGGGGGTGACTGGCGATGCTTAAGCGGTTCATCCGTCTCCAAATCTGGTGGTTCCGCCGGTTTTACCCCGTGTTTAGGTTCGTCGGACGCAAGACGGGACGAGAGCAGTTCATCGAGACTGCGATCGAGACGAGCGAGGAGAACATCGAACGAACGGCGGAGGCACTCGGCATCGAACTGGAGAGTGATGAACGATGAAGGCCGTCAAGGAGATCCTCGCCTCGCTTGGTGTCGAGTCCACCGATGAGATGACGGCCAACGAGAGCTACACGATAGATGTCGCGGGCTACGAGGATCTGACCATCGAGAAGGTCGGCCCAGATCGTCTCAGCGTTGCGCATCACTACGTCCAGCGAGGCGACCTAATGTGCGATCCTGAGATCGTATTCCACACCGACGGCGGAGAGTGGCGGCCGGTTCGATACACCCAGCATCCGTCGGTCCATCAACACAATCCCGCAGGAATCGACATCGAGGACTTCGTAACGCAGTGGAGCGAGAACCTCCGAGATCAGGGCTTCGTGGATGCGGCAAAGGAAATGCCAGAGGGATGCTGACGTTCACGAAACACGACACGGCGACGTGCCCCGACTGTGGATCACCGCTGGTCTACGGAACGAAAGAGGAAGCGTCAGGCTGGAAAGTCTACTACGAGTGTAACGACCGCTGTGGGTTCGAGCGGATGGCGGGCTGGGTGAAGCTGTCCGACATCGAGCATCGTGACGAGGTAAACGAACGCGCCCGCGAGATGGGCGAACGGTGGGCTGGACCGTAACGATCAGGAACCAGCCCACTAATGTTCTCGTCAATGAGGCGTTTCGAGGTCGGTGATCGAGTCCGCGTCGACATCCCCGATAGAAACGATCCCGACTTCGACCGCTATCACGGACGAACCGGAGAGGTTGTCGAGGTAATCGAGGACGACGCGGGACAGACAACAGGCGACGAGCGGGACTCGCATCTATTCGAGATCGAGTTCGAGAACGGAGACAGCGATCACTTCCGTTGGCGCGACCTTCGACCGGAGGGATAGCAATGGAACTCACCGACCGCGAACACGAGGTTGTGACAAACGTCTACGGCGACGAGATGCCCCGCAATCTCCGGGAGATCGAGGCGGAAGAGCTGGTAGCGATGCACGATAGGGTCTCCAAGGCGGTACAGGCCTCATACGATGACAACGACGTGGATAGTCTCGGCATCCTTCTCCCGCTGGAGGGGAAGATCGTTCAGGTGCTTCATCAGCGACTATGACGGCGATCCCGCGATTAGGTTGACTCCTCCAGTTCCGTCGTGTACTCTGGATTCTGCTGGAGCTTCGAGAACGAGACATACCGGTGGCCTTGAACAAAGGCGACTGTGCGGTCGGAATCACTCGCCGTCTTGTCGTTCTTGATCGGATGGGTGAGTTCTTCCCCCTCGCGAAGGAAGATTACTTTCTCTGTGTCACCGTAGCGTTCTGACCCTTCAGCATGTAACTGCTCGACTGCTTTCAGCAGTTGCTCACGTTGTGACTGCGAGAGGTCAGGATGTCCTTGAACCGCTTCCTTGGTGAGTTCGATACTCTCGATGGAGTCTGTGACCCTCGGAACGGTGGGCTTGATCTCGCCATCTTTGTAAAACGCCATGTACGAGACGGGTTTGAACGACCGGTTCGGTTGACAAAAGTAGAGGCCGTGTTTCTGATACTCCGGCCAGGCCTTCCGGGCTGCAACAACGAGAACGCGGTCTTCTCTCCCGCCAACAAGGTCCTCATCGTAGATGAACCGGATGAGTTCGCGGAGCAGGAACGCCTCGCGTTCGGTCGGGACGGACATACTCATCTCCGCAGTTCCCACGTCACGATCCAGGACTGTTTCGACAGTATCGACGAGGGTGTCGAAGTTCACCCACACGATGCGCTCGTCCTCAATCTCGACAATCTCGTCGGGGATTCGCCCGTCAGGTGTCAAGACGATCAGTCGCTGAAGCTCCGTCGATTCGTCATCGAGTGCTTTCAGATGGTTGTCCAGTTGCCGTCGGTCAACCGCGTCACGACTGGTTTTCGTCTCGAACCAGAGTGCTGTCGAACTTCGGATTGCGGCATCAGGTATAGAATCGACACCCGTTACTTGGTTATCGAACGAGACGAGCCCCAGATCAGACTCGTCAACGAGTGCTTCGAGGATGTCTTCCGTCAGTTGGTTGTTGACGTGTTCGAGGACAGCGACAATCGTCGACGTCACCCGGTTTTCGCCTTGTGTGTACGTCGAGAATAGGGGATTCGGCATACCGCACAGTACAGACACTCATCTCAAAAAGTCTCGGTCAATTACTCTTCGTGCTGGCCTGGAGTGAGGTCGTCCTTGTCGAGCTCCCCAACAAGGTACTGACGTCCAAGATCAGTGATCCGATAGAGTCCGTCGCCAGTGTTTTCGACGAGGTCGTTAGCAGCGAGGATTCGGATGCGTTGGTTCACGTACTGGCGCGAGTAGTCGATGTTGCTGGAGATCACAAACGGTGTAGCGACGATCCCCGTTTCGTCCAGAAACTCAAGGATACGATTGTCGCATTGTGACATCCACGGAACTCGGGGCCGCATAGACCCCTATCGTGGACATACGGCAACCGCGATTTCTATTCTAATCTATTTGACACACGTACGTAAGTGATTAGATATACGTTCGTATAGTTTTTGTCGGTAGCACTAACAGTAGGAGTCAGAAACGCCAGATGAGGATCTTCGATTTTGATACCGACGTTGAACCGCCGCGTACACAGGAGCTGGAGCGCCGCGCTGTCGAGAGTGAGTGGCAACTGGAGTCGTGGCTTCTTGCGAATCCAGAAGTCGTTCTCGACGAACGACTGTTGATCTTTGGTCGACAGTATGGCCTCGATTCGGGCTATCCAGACCTGCTCGCGCTCGACCGATGGGCCAACGTCGTCGTTATCGAAATCAAGAAAGGTCAGAGTGGTTCCGGGAGCGCCAGCGAGGGAAGCATCCTTTCGCAGCCCCAGGAATACGCGCAGTCGTTGAGTGACTACGGGTACGACGAGTTAGACGGGATCTACGATGAGCTGAAAAAGAAGGTCCGAAACGGCGAGTGGGATCAGGGCGAGGCGGGTGTCATCGAAGAAACCCTCGCGGAAGCCCACAAGTCAGCCTTCGGTATCGAGATTGACCAGTCGGCGTTCAACCAGCACCAGCGGATGGTCATCCTCGCGGAACGGATAACGCGACAGACGGAATCAAACGCTCGCTACCTCCTCGAACAGGGACTCAACGTACAGTGTGTCTCGGTACAGTGGTTCGCTCCATCAGATGACGATACGAACACGACCGCCGAAGAGTACGCTGTCTTGGGCTCGTCTACAGTCGTCGACTATCCGCGGTCGAGGGTTCAGCCAGAGGACGACACGGTCGACTACTCTGATCTACTCGTACGGGTTCGGGATCACGCCTACCCCCAGCTGAAAGATGACCTTCACTTGGAAGACCGAACTGACATCGCCAGCCGTTCGACGAAGCGAACGATCTTCTTCGGCTCGAACAATCCGGACCATCCGACGCCGCTGAAGTACACGATGGATCCCCAGATCGAAGAGGAAGGTATCGTCCACTACAAGCTTGACCTCTGGCAACCGGACCCGGAGCAGGATACCGCACTTCGGGAGTTCTTGCGGCAACAGGCCGAGCAGTTGGACGGGTACTCGTTGACCGAGAACCACGCCAGTGGGATGTCCGTCGTCGAAAGAGAACTGCAAGTTGGCGTCGGCGATGTCGAGATCGTCGCGTTGGCGCAGGAGCTGGTCGACCTGGTGACGAACGTCCACTCGGCGGCGGTCGAGGAGTTCCGGGACCACGAGGCGTTCTGAGCGTCGGACGGCGACGACGGCCGACCCGTGAGGGTGAACCGGTCGGGGTGGTGGTTGGGCTGTAGGATGGGTAGGAAGGCACTGGGCGGCTCTGCGCCGTCACGGTGCGCTCCAGGTGGGTTCGCGCACGGTCGGGCTGTCCGGCGTCAGGGCAACCGCGTCAGTCGGATCAGAGGCCGCGCGCCGGCCAGCAGTTGGCCGTAACCGCCTTTTCCAATATCGGACGTGTATGTATACATACGTACACATGTACGTGCGTGCTTCTACCTCTTCGGGGCTCGGAACCGGGTTACTATCTCGTCGCCTCAATGCCAACAGAAACGACGACTTCGATCACGTTTTGCTCAGAGCTGGAATTACACGTCGTCAGAACAAAACACTAATCGCGTGCTATTTTCGGCCAACCAGTTCTTGTGGGCGCGGTATTCTGGATCGTACCGCTCTACCAGTGACCAGAACGCCTCGGAATGATTCGGTTCTTGGATGTGGGCGAGCTCGTGAATCACAACGTACTCGACGATTTCAGGTGGGGCCATCATCAGCCGCCAGTTCAACCCGATCGTCCCGTTCGTTGAGCAGCTTCCCCACTTCGTTCGTTGATTCCGAACCTCGATACGATCGTATTCGACGCCCATCTCCGCCGCGTAGTGGCCAGCATACTCCTCAAACTGTTCTCGTGCCTTTCGACGATAGAACGTCTCCAGAGCTCGTTTCAACGATGTCCGTTCGACGTTGTGCTCCGCAAGACGTATCGTCCGGTCAACGATCTCCGCCGCGGACCGGACTTCGACGACGATTTCGTGAGGTTCGCCGAGGAACGGAAACGTCGTCCCCTCCTCGAACTTACGCTCTGGAACTTGCTCACGATACCTGTCGAACTTCCGCTTTTTCGCAACGACCCAGTGACCGTTTTCGAGTAACAGTTGTTCCGGATCAGCGGAGACTCCTTCCGGAAGGACGACTGTGATCTCGTGGATACCGACATCGATGCGGGGCTCGGTCGCATTGCTACTCCGTCTAACGTGATACTCGATCGGTTCGTTCGCAACAGTGACCTGGCGATGTTCGCTACTCATAGGCTTCCCGACGAACTGGCCGCGTTTTCGATTAAGTAGTCTCGGACGTTCTCAACGAAGTCGTCCGCCTTCACTAAATCCGCTCGGTCGTGATCTTTCACCAGTACGTCAATAACGGCAATCTCGATCGCGTTCAACGTCCCGTCGTTTGTGTGCCACCCCTCGAAACTTGTATCGACTTCTGACTCGAACGCGTCGTAGATGTCGCGAGCGAGTTCTTCTGCGTCGCGTTCGCTACCGATCAGCTCCTCGTGGTGGTCGACCAACTCCGCAAACACCGCGAACGCGCCATCCGAGAGATCACGCTCATCAGCCTCCTGCTCGACTTCAATAACCTCGCGTTCGAGCTGTTCGAGTGCGTCGACGGCCGCGGGATCGTCCATCTGACCGCTTTGCCATCGCTCGACAAGATCGGTCACGCGTTCGCTCAGCCGCTTGTAGCGTGGGTTCTGGTTCGACCGAGGGTGAAGGTGGTCTTTGGTTGCGTGTGCGATCGAAGACGCCTGTGCGGCTGGCTCATCCATATCCTGGACCGCTTCGAGGTGTTCCTCGCCGATTTTGTACACCGGGAATCGGTCCTTGATGTCGCGGACGTCGACGTTGTCCTCGACGATCTTCTTCGTCTTCTCCCGCATATCGTCTTCGGGGTTCTCGTCACGGTTGTTGTTCCGGCGGAACGCGACGAACACGCGAGTAAGCCACTGGTACTTCGCCTGGATACCGCTCTCGATCAGTCGACCGTCAGGTGAGACGCTCTCGTAGAGGTTCTGGAGTCGCCGATACCCCTGCTTGAACTCCCGCTTCTCTGGGTGTTTGCTCACACGAGCGAGACACGCCTGTAAACTCTCTTGGGAATCCGTCTTTGGGATGTCTTCGAACAAGTCGAGTACGTCTTCGAGTTGATCTTCAAGCGTCTCGAAAAGCTCTTCTTCGTCGCGAGCAGCGAAGTCACGCGTCTCCTTGTCGTACTGGAGGGCTTCATCGACATTGCGGAACACGCCCTGGAAGTCGACGATCTCGCCGTTGGTCTTGCCCTCGGCTGGACGATTCGTCCGGGCGATCGCCTGGAGCAGGGTGTGGTTCTTCAGATTGCGGTCAAGATACATCGTCTTGAGCACGGGGGCATCAAAGCCAGTCAGGAGCATATTGTGGACGACGAGCAGCTTCGGCTCGTCCTCCTCCCGGAATCGCTTGACAATGCGGCCGCGTTCTTCGCTTGTCGTGTGAAACTGGCGGATGCGCTCGCTATCCCCCTCGTTCGAGGTGTAGATCACGTCGACCTCCGAGGGATCGCGTTCCTCTATCAACAGCTCACCGTACAAGGCGGCGGCTTCTCGACTCGGCGTAACGACCATCCCTTTCCAGCCGTTGGCGTCGACCTTCTCGTCGAAATGCTCGTTCAGCTTCTCGACGTAGGCCTCTACGCGCGGCTGGAGTTCACCAAGTTCTCGGCTCGTGAACGACTCGGCGATGATTTCCTGTTTCTCCTCGTCTGGAAGGTCGCTAAACGATGCATCGAAGCGTTCGTCCATCCCCGCTTCGTCAATATCCCACTCGACATCGTGCCAGAGCGTGAAGAAGACAGGCTTGATCAGATCGTCCTCGATCCCGCGCTTGATCGAGTATCTGTGGAGACACTCCTCGCCATCGGGGCTGAACTCGCGGAAGGTATTGCGGTCGAGTTCACTCTCACCCTCGTGAACGGGTGTACCGGTGAACCCGAAGTGATAGCAGTTCGGTAGTGCGGCATCGAGTCGGCTACCAAGATCCTTCTCCATGAAGCGGTGGGCCTCATCGGACATCACCACGACCTCGTCGTTGCCTTGGCTGTCCGGTTCGACATCCTGGAACTTTTGGATGGTTGTGAGAACGAGCTGGCTCTTGCCCTCCTCGATGAGCTGCTGGAGGTGTTCGATGCTTCCGGCGACCTCTGATCGTTCGAAGCCGATGTTACTCAAGTTGTCCCGCATCTGGCTGGCGAGCTTGTCCGTATCGACGATGATGAACACCTGCGGCGAGCCCATCACGTCGCGTTCGAGTAGGTTCTTCGCTGCGTAGAGCATCGTGTAGGACTTGCCCGAGCCCTGTGTGTGCCAGATCAGCCCGCGGTCGGCGTCGTCATCGTAGACACGCCGGAGAATACGCTGAACTGCATAGTACTGCATATGGCGGGGAACAATCTTTGCGTCACCGCCCGCAGTGCGCTCGTAGAAGACGAAGTTGTCGAGGATGTTCAGTAGTGTCTGTGGGTTGCACAACGCCTGGACGGCTTGTTTCATCGGATTCGGATCCTCGTACTCCGGTGGGGCATCCGTCCACGGCTCGTAGAACTCTGTGCTAGCACTGACAGCACCATAACGGAGCTCTGTTGTGTCGGCGGCAACGTTCAATAGACCAGGGACGAACAGCCGAGGAACCTGCTCTTCGTAGCTCTGAAGATCGCTGATGGCGTCGAAGAAGTCGTTATCCTGCGCGAGCGACTTGAGTTCCATCTGTACCAGTGGGATACCGTTAACGAACAGCGTCACGTCTGGGCGGATCGACTTGCGACGGTTGACGCGGAACTGGTTGGCGGCAACGAAGTGGTTGTTCTCAATGTCCGCGAAATCGATCAGGTCGACGTAGGTGGGCTTGGTCGTACCGTTGTTGTGCTTGGCTGCGAACTGTTTACCTGTGCGGAGAAGCTTCTGGAACTTCCGGTTGCCGTCCATTAGATCATCGGTGTCGAGGTCACGGCGCAGAGAGTTGAGGAAGCGATCGACGTTAGTTTCGTCGACATCGTCGTTAATGGCCTTGACACGCTCACGGAGGAGGTTCCAGTAGATAACATCACTCGCTTCGCGGTCGTATTCGGTGTCGAGGTGAGACGCTCCCTCACCGTCGTCGAGGCCGTAAGTCTCCCAGCCGAGGCTGTCGAGCCACTGGAGGATAGATCCTTCGACGCCAGCCTCGGAAGGGAGTGGATCAGCCATGTTGGAGCACTTCGTTTACGATTTCGATATCTTTGTCGTGGGTTCGGACTTCTCCCGAAAGGAGATCTTGCATAAGGCCTTGTTTGAGCTGTTTATACCGAGCCATTTCATCTTGAAGAGCTTCGACCAGTCTATCGAACTCCCACAGAATCGATGCAATCTCACGTTGTTCCTCAAGTGGAGGGAGAGCCGTTTTCAGTTCGAGGAGGTCGCTCGTAGCGATCCCCGAGATACTGGTTTCAGTGATGATCCGTTCGATTGCTTTCGAGCCGATTGGTCCCTCGAAGTACTGGGTGTAGAAGCGGGGATCAGCTTGTCCTGTGAGCCGAATACGAATGAGAGAGGATTCAAAAACAGTTAGTTCGTCGAGTTTAGGTACGTAGCAACAGTCCCCCGCGGCTGAAACATCTTGAGCCCGACGAGCAAAAATCAGGTCGCCTTCTTCAAGGGCGTATTTTTCTTTCTCACTTTTTGTGAGTTCGAGCCTGTCAGCAGTTGACATATTGAGAACACGTTCTTCGAGAGCGTTCCCCATTTTGGCTATGGGATAACCTTCTCCGTATGCATCGGTGGACTTGTACAGACCATTTCTGTTCGAGTCTATGAGCTCTTTAAACGGGACGATTTCCCATGTAGCAGGGACTTTACCGAGCCACGTGTCGACTGTTTCTTGCCCGTTGGTGCTGTGACGAAAGAGATTTTGAGCGACACCCCTTTTTGTTCGCTTAGTCTGAACACTGATTTCTTCGGTCTTCTGAATCGCCTGATCGACGGTATAGAGTACGCTGGCGATTTTGTGTTGCTCTTCGATCGAGGGTAAACCAAAGTGAGTCAGCAATAGATCTTGTGTGGTGATCCCGTCAACGGTGGTACCACGTCCGAGACTCTTGAGGTATGGATCCTTATCCCAGAGAGAATACACGAGGAACAGGGGATTTATTCTCTCGGTATCGGGAATGATGGCTTTCATATCCTGATTGATTGCCATATCTACATTGTTGAGGAAGGGCTCTCCTACAGTCATCCGAGTTGAGACAATAACCGAGTCAGTCGAAACGACGTTGGTTGCGCTATTCTTAACTCCAGCTTCGGTAATGTGGTCTTCCGTCTCGGATAGCTCAATCCCGTTGAGATCTTTAACACTAGCCCAAGGGATGTCTCCTTCCCAATACTCATCGTTACTCTTTGATGGAGTTCCACCGCCAACGAGATTATCGGCGACATCCTCTACTGCGACAATGCTCCAATCCTTGGGGATCTTATCGATTTCCGGGAGGTGCTGATCTAGTTTCTGTTCATCTGCATTTGACACAAACTCGTCCAGACTCGCCTCCTGCTCACTCATAGTTCAGCGCCCCCATGTGCTGAGTCATCCGTGCCTCGATCTCTTTGCGCTCGGCCTGTAGCTCCCGCAACGTTGCCAACTCTTCGGCGACGTTAAGTTCCTCCTCAGGTTCGGTTGTATCTACGTAGAGCGCGATGTTAAGATTGTAGTCGTTTTCACGGATCTCCTCGGCCGATACCGCCCGGCTAACCCGTTCTTCGTTCGTCCAGTCGTTAAAGTTCTCAACAATTTTATTTATTCCTTCAGGCGTGAGGATGTTCTGGTTGCTCTCTTCGCGGTAGAATCCCTCGTCAGCAGCATGAATGAACTGTACCTCGTCAGTCCGTTCTTCTGACTTGTCCTGATTCAATAATAGGATAGCTGTCGGTATCGAGTTATTCTGAAATAGGTTCTTCGGCAACCCGATCACCGCCTCGACGAGATCGTTATCGATCATCGGCTTCCGGTACTTGCTCTCGTGCTTGCGGAAGAGCACGCCGTGAGGAACAACGATCGCCGCTTGGCCGGTATCATTCAGCTGCTCGGCCATATGCATGATGAACGCGTAGTCGCCCCGGTCGGCCCGCGGAAGCTTGTCGGCCCAGCCAAACCGATTCCACGGGTCGTCTTGGAGGTCGTCTTTCGGCCAATCCGCCGAGAACGGGAAGTTTGCGAGGACGTAATCAAACGTGTCCAACTCACCGTTGTCTTCGAACTTCGGATCGCCCAGTGAGTCGCCACGTTGGATGTCACCGTTCAGCCCGTGGACGAAGAGGTTGATCTTCGCAATCGCGTAGATGTCTGGGTTGATTTCCTGACCGGTGAACGTGAGTTTTGAGGGGTCGCCACCCTGTACCTCGCGATAGTGACGGGCGGCCTCAACGAGCATCCCGCCGGAACCACAGGTCGGATCGTGGAACGTGTCGCCGTCCTCGAACGGTTCCAGCAGACGGACCATTAGTTCAACGATGTGCGGCGGCGTGAAGAACTCCCCACCATCCCGGCCTTCCTCACTGGCGAAGTGACGCACGAGATCCATGTACGCCTCGCCGAGCAGATCCGGCGGGACACGCTCGATGGAGAGGTTGTACGTGCTCAGATGCTCGACGAGTGTCGTGAGCTTTTGATCGTCCAGAGCGTCGGCGGCGACGAAGTCGGCCCGCAGAACACCCTCCAACTTGCCCTCATTGGCCTCTGAGAGAGCGTCGAAGGCTTCGTTGATGAACTGGTCGACGTTCTTGTTCTGCGCGCGTAGTTCTTCCCACGCGTACTCTTCGGGGACAACGAAGTCGTAGAAGGCCGGTCGTTTGGCGATCTCCTCGTCACCGTACTCTTCGAGCCGCTGCTCATACTGGTCGTCGTACGTGTCCGAGATCGTCTTGTAGAAGACGAGCGGGAGGATGTAGTCTTTGTAGTCGGTCTTGTCGACGGTATTCCGGATGATGTCGGCGCACTTGAAGAGATGGTCGTCGAGTTCGCCGAGACTGAGAGACATACCTCAACGATGTAATCGAGCCGTCTTATCTTTCGGGGTTCTGAAACGGTCAGAGTTGGGACTGTACCCGCTCGATGGAGGGCTCGATGTCACCGAATCCGCGTAGTCCCTGAATCACGAACTTACCCGTCGAAAACAGTAGAAACGTGACTGGCGGGGTTTCGATCTTGACGATTGCAGCGGGAAACTGCTCGGGTTCGTACTCGACATCAATCCCTTCCGTGGTGAGCTCTAC
Coding sequences within:
- a CDS encoding type I restriction endonuclease subunit R, whose product is MADPLPSEAGVEGSILQWLDSLGWETYGLDDGEGASHLDTEYDREASDVIYWNLLRERVKAINDDVDETNVDRFLNSLRRDLDTDDLMDGNRKFQKLLRTGKQFAAKHNNGTTKPTYVDLIDFADIENNHFVAANQFRVNRRKSIRPDVTLFVNGIPLVQMELKSLAQDNDFFDAISDLQSYEEQVPRLFVPGLLNVAADTTELRYGAVSASTEFYEPWTDAPPEYEDPNPMKQAVQALCNPQTLLNILDNFVFYERTAGGDAKIVPRHMQYYAVQRILRRVYDDDADRGLIWHTQGSGKSYTMLYAAKNLLERDVMGSPQVFIIVDTDKLASQMRDNLSNIGFERSEVAGSIEHLQQLIEEGKSQLVLTTIQKFQDVEPDSQGNDEVVVMSDEAHRFMEKDLGSRLDAALPNCYHFGFTGTPVHEGESELDRNTFREFSPDGEECLHRYSIKRGIEDDLIKPVFFTLWHDVEWDIDEAGMDERFDASFSDLPDEEKQEIIAESFTSRELGELQPRVEAYVEKLNEHFDEKVDANGWKGMVVTPSREAAALYGELLIEERDPSEVDVIYTSNEGDSERIRQFHTTSEERGRIVKRFREEDEPKLLVVHNMLLTGFDAPVLKTMYLDRNLKNHTLLQAIARTNRPAEGKTNGEIVDFQGVFRNVDEALQYDKETRDFAARDEEELFETLEDQLEDVLDLFEDIPKTDSQESLQACLARVSKHPEKREFKQGYRRLQNLYESVSPDGRLIESGIQAKYQWLTRVFVAFRRNNNRDENPEDDMREKTKKIVEDNVDVRDIKDRFPVYKIGEEHLEAVQDMDEPAAQASSIAHATKDHLHPRSNQNPRYKRLSERVTDLVERWQSGQMDDPAAVDALEQLEREVIEVEQEADERDLSDGAFAVFAELVDHHEELIGSERDAEELARDIYDAFESEVDTSFEGWHTNDGTLNAIEIAVIDVLVKDHDRADLVKADDFVENVRDYLIENAASSSGSL
- a CDS encoding SprT family zinc-dependent metalloprotease, giving the protein MSSEHRQVTVANEPIEYHVRRSSNATEPRIDVGIHEITVVLPEGVSADPEQLLLENGHWVVAKKRKFDRYREQVPERKFEEGTTFPFLGEPHEIVVEVRSAAEIVDRTIRLAEHNVERTSLKRALETFYRRKAREQFEEYAGHYAAEMGVEYDRIEVRNQRTKWGSCSTNGTIGLNWRLMMAPPEIVEYVVIHELAHIQEPNHSEAFWSLVERYDPEYRAHKNWLAENSTRLVFCSDDV
- a CDS encoding DUF6166 domain-containing protein, producing MSRRPLGSTHGDAHRGPSSTGGQAGLSTEAVYRGRRDPTAPVGEEVEVTVDGEPLDKRYDLLSASPSGFEYGYGGSGPAQLAIAILAHAYNDDFACEWYQRFKREVIAELPEDGWTLTTSDLDAWREGVTGDA
- a CDS encoding restriction endonuclease subunit S, with product MSEQEASLDEFVSNADEQKLDQHLPEIDKIPKDWSIVAVEDVADNLVGGGTPSKSNDEYWEGDIPWASVKDLNGIELSETEDHITEAGVKNSATNVVSTDSVIVSTRMTVGEPFLNNVDMAINQDMKAIIPDTERINPLFLVYSLWDKDPYLKSLGRGTTVDGITTQDLLLTHFGLPSIEEQHKIASVLYTVDQAIQKTEEISVQTKRTKRGVAQNLFRHSTNGQETVDTWLGKVPATWEIVPFKELIDSNRNGLYKSTDAYGEGYPIAKMGNALEERVLNMSTADRLELTKSEKEKYALEEGDLIFARRAQDVSAAGDCCYVPKLDELTVFESSLIRIRLTGQADPRFYTQYFEGPIGSKAIERIITETSISGIATSDLLELKTALPPLEEQREIASILWEFDRLVEALQDEMARYKQLKQGLMQDLLSGEVRTHDKDIEIVNEVLQHG
- a CDS encoding winged helix-turn-helix domain-containing protein produces the protein MSQCDNRILEFLDETGIVATPFVISSNIDYSRQYVNQRIRILAANDLVENTGDGLYRITDLGRQYLVGELDKDDLTPGQHEE